One stretch of Pedobacter riviphilus DNA includes these proteins:
- a CDS encoding TolC family protein, with protein sequence MPVQIEIIKVVYIDLKQIMKMFTKKKLITGSALLVTLSFSQQIRAQEVISIQQAVENTLKNNLNIKQAAFSASLSEENVRQSKNALLPTVNGTINQSMQWGRSQQVSGLFENTQNYNLSPNVSANVSLFGGGTKLNQIRQNKILLAANQTNVEKVKNDLILQVVTAYLQVLNNQDQVKATQQQLDVANSTLKREQALLDVGNKTLADISQAKSQAATAELNLTNAQNQLTISYLTLGQLMEIQPPMTFKVQPPLVNELNNIQSNYVPTDIYKQALSTFPDIKLAELNSKAAEKAIDVAKGGFFPQISLGGGLGSAYYYQFNSNFPISKFTSQLSDNFGQYVSMGISIPIFNGFTTRSSVRKAKINWMQRKTDEQISKNNLVKVINQAVADLNAAQSRYTSTQNAFQAQKDAFYVIEQRYAVGLVNSLDYSTAQTNRNKAEIDFILAKYDLLFRAKVIDYYLGKQIVF encoded by the coding sequence ATGCCTGTACAGATTGAAATTATTAAAGTTGTTTATATAGATTTGAAACAAATTATGAAGATGTTTACCAAGAAGAAGTTAATTACCGGATCTGCGTTATTAGTGACATTAAGTTTTAGTCAGCAAATTAGGGCTCAAGAAGTGATCAGCATTCAACAGGCTGTCGAAAATACCTTAAAAAACAACCTGAATATTAAACAGGCTGCTTTTAGTGCTTCTTTGAGTGAAGAAAATGTTCGCCAATCTAAAAATGCATTGTTGCCAACCGTAAACGGAACCATTAATCAATCTATGCAATGGGGTAGGAGTCAGCAGGTGTCCGGTTTATTCGAAAACACGCAGAACTATAATTTGAGTCCGAATGTAAGTGCCAATGTTTCCCTGTTTGGAGGCGGAACAAAGTTAAATCAGATCAGACAGAATAAAATTTTATTGGCTGCTAACCAAACCAATGTAGAGAAGGTAAAAAATGATCTTATTCTGCAGGTAGTAACCGCTTATTTGCAGGTGTTAAACAACCAGGATCAGGTTAAAGCTACCCAACAGCAATTAGATGTTGCCAATTCTACTTTAAAAAGGGAACAGGCATTGTTAGATGTTGGTAACAAAACTCTAGCCGATATTTCGCAGGCCAAATCACAGGCCGCAACTGCCGAACTTAATTTAACAAATGCCCAAAACCAGTTAACTATATCTTATTTAACTTTAGGGCAGTTGATGGAAATACAGCCACCAATGACGTTTAAAGTTCAACCTCCATTGGTTAACGAATTGAACAATATCCAGAGCAATTACGTACCTACCGATATTTATAAACAGGCTTTAAGTACGTTTCCTGATATTAAGTTGGCAGAACTGAACAGTAAAGCAGCTGAAAAAGCAATCGATGTTGCAAAAGGAGGCTTTTTTCCACAGATTAGTTTAGGAGGAGGTTTAGGATCAGCCTATTATTACCAGTTTAACTCAAACTTCCCGATTTCAAAATTTACCAGCCAGTTATCTGATAACTTCGGTCAATATGTGAGCATGGGTATTTCCATTCCGATCTTTAATGGTTTTACCACACGTTCGTCGGTTAGGAAAGCGAAAATTAACTGGATGCAGCGCAAAACCGATGAGCAGATTTCAAAAAATAATTTGGTAAAAGTAATCAACCAGGCTGTTGCCGACTTAAACGCCGCACAGAGCAGGTATACTTCTACTCAAAACGCTTTTCAGGCACAAAAAGACGCTTTTTATGTAATCGAGCAGCGTTACGCTGTTGGTTTGGTAAACTCTTTAGATTACAGTACAGCACAAACCAATAGAAATAAAGCCGAGATAGATTTTATCTTAGCGAAATACGATTTACTGTTCCGTGCTAAAGTAATCGACTATTATTTGGGCAAACAGATTGTTTTTTAG
- a CDS encoding polysaccharide deacetylase family protein: MYLIKSPLLLKWYYPSLLWNKSRTEKVIYLTFDDGPIPNVTDFVLKTLKVFNAKATFFCIGDNIVKHPEVFERVKNDGHAIGNHTFNHLKGWKTDNETYLQNTLKCQELTQTNLFRPPYGRIRKSQIKSLKSKVQSPKSDSRLKTTDSGLKIIMWDVLSGDFDIKLSPEKCYQNVIKHTENGSIIVFHDSLKAFDRLAYALPKVLAYFTERGFTFATL, encoded by the coding sequence ATGTACCTGATCAAATCACCGCTTCTGCTAAAATGGTATTATCCATCACTATTATGGAATAAATCCCGCACCGAAAAAGTTATTTATTTGACCTTTGACGATGGACCTATACCCAATGTTACAGATTTTGTATTAAAAACTTTAAAAGTCTTTAATGCTAAAGCTACATTTTTTTGCATTGGCGATAATATTGTAAAACACCCCGAAGTTTTTGAACGTGTAAAAAACGACGGACATGCTATAGGCAACCATACTTTTAATCATTTAAAAGGCTGGAAAACCGATAATGAAACCTACCTTCAAAATACACTAAAATGCCAGGAGCTTACACAAACCAATCTTTTCCGCCCCCCTTACGGAAGGATTAGAAAAAGTCAGATTAAAAGTCTGAAGTCCAAAGTCCAAAGTCCGAAGTCCGACTCAAGACTTAAGACTACAGACTCAGGACTGAAAATCATAATGTGGGATGTACTCAGCGGCGATTTCGACATTAAGCTCTCTCCCGAAAAATGTTATCAAAACGTGATTAAACATACCGAAAATGGCTCTATAATTGTATTTCACGATAGTTTAAAAGCATTTGATCGTTTAGCATACGCACTTCCTAAGGTTTTAGCCTATTTTACCGAAAGGGGTTTCACTTTCGCTACACTTTAG
- a CDS encoding aconitate hydratase gives MAFDIDMIKKVYANFSSRVEAARKIVGRPLTLSEKILYAHLWDGDPKTAFKRGSDYVDFAPDRVAMQDATAQMALLQFMQAGRPKVAVPSTVHCDHLITAKEGAAIDLPHAKTESAEVFDFLSSVSNKYGIGFWKPGAGIIHQVVLENYAFPGGMMIGTDSHTVNAGGLGMVAIGVGGADACDVMAGLPWELKFPKLIGVKLTGKLNGWTAAKDVILKVAGILTVKGGTGAIVEYFGDGAVNLSCTGKGTICNMGAEIGATTSTFGYDESMERYLRATGRNEVADEANKIAAYLTGDDEVYADPENYFDQVIEIDLDTLEPYLNGPFTPDLATPVSQMKVEAEKNGWPLKVEWGLIGSCTNSSYEDLSRAASIANQAIAKGLVTKSAFGINPGSEQVRYTADRDGFLKTFEDLDATIFTNACGPCIGMWDRTGAEKAEKNTIVHSFNRNFAKRADGNPNTFAFVASPEMVAAIAISGNLGFNPLTDTLTNDKGEQVKLDPPTGFELPTKGFAVDDAGYQAPAVDGSSVQVLVSPTSHRLQLLDPFTPWEGTDLKGLKLLIKAKGKCTTDHISMAGPWLKFRGHLDNISNNMLIGAVNYFNDKTDNVKNELTGEYGPVPATQRDYKAAGLGSIVVGDENYGEGSSREHAAMEPRHLGVRAVLVKSFARIHETNLKKQGMLALTFTDKDDYDKILEDDTIDILGLTEFAPDKPLTLVLHHANGSQESFPVNHSYNAQQIDWFKAGGALNIIRAEAAAKAAL, from the coding sequence ATGGCTTTTGATATAGACATGATTAAAAAGGTTTATGCAAACTTTAGCAGCCGCGTTGAAGCTGCACGCAAAATAGTTGGCAGGCCTTTAACATTATCTGAGAAAATATTGTATGCACACCTTTGGGATGGAGATCCTAAAACGGCGTTTAAACGTGGCTCTGACTATGTAGACTTTGCACCAGATCGTGTTGCGATGCAAGACGCAACGGCTCAGATGGCCTTATTGCAGTTTATGCAAGCTGGCCGTCCAAAAGTAGCTGTGCCTTCTACTGTGCATTGCGATCACTTAATTACAGCTAAAGAAGGTGCTGCAATCGATTTACCTCATGCTAAAACAGAAAGTGCCGAAGTTTTTGATTTCTTATCATCTGTTTCGAACAAATATGGTATCGGTTTTTGGAAACCAGGTGCTGGTATTATTCACCAGGTGGTTTTAGAGAATTATGCTTTCCCGGGTGGAATGATGATCGGAACGGACTCGCATACCGTAAATGCAGGTGGTTTGGGAATGGTTGCTATTGGGGTTGGTGGTGCTGATGCCTGCGATGTAATGGCTGGTTTACCCTGGGAGCTTAAATTCCCTAAGTTAATCGGCGTTAAATTAACAGGTAAATTAAACGGCTGGACTGCTGCTAAGGATGTAATTCTTAAAGTTGCAGGTATCCTTACTGTAAAAGGTGGTACCGGTGCAATTGTAGAATATTTTGGTGATGGTGCTGTTAACTTAAGCTGTACGGGTAAAGGTACCATTTGCAATATGGGTGCCGAAATTGGTGCAACTACATCTACTTTCGGTTACGATGAAAGTATGGAACGTTATTTACGTGCTACCGGTAGAAATGAAGTTGCCGATGAAGCAAACAAAATTGCAGCATATTTAACTGGTGATGATGAAGTTTATGCTGATCCGGAAAACTATTTCGATCAGGTTATTGAGATCGATTTAGATACTTTAGAACCATATTTAAACGGTCCATTTACACCAGATTTAGCTACTCCTGTTTCTCAGATGAAAGTTGAGGCGGAGAAAAATGGATGGCCTTTAAAAGTAGAATGGGGCTTAATTGGTTCTTGTACCAACTCTTCTTACGAGGATTTATCAAGAGCAGCTTCTATTGCCAACCAGGCTATTGCAAAAGGTTTAGTAACCAAATCGGCTTTCGGTATCAACCCAGGGTCTGAGCAGGTGCGCTATACTGCAGACCGCGATGGTTTCTTAAAAACTTTCGAAGATTTAGATGCAACCATTTTTACAAATGCTTGCGGGCCATGTATTGGTATGTGGGATCGTACTGGTGCAGAAAAAGCAGAAAAAAACACTATCGTACACTCGTTTAATAGAAATTTTGCTAAACGTGCAGATGGCAATCCCAATACTTTTGCATTCGTAGCGTCGCCAGAAATGGTTGCTGCAATTGCCATTTCTGGTAATTTAGGTTTTAATCCATTAACCGATACATTAACAAACGATAAGGGAGAACAGGTTAAATTAGACCCGCCTACTGGTTTTGAATTACCAACAAAAGGTTTCGCTGTAGACGATGCGGGTTATCAGGCACCGGCTGTTGATGGCTCATCCGTTCAGGTTTTAGTTTCTCCAACTTCGCACCGTTTACAATTACTAGATCCATTTACCCCTTGGGAAGGTACCGACTTAAAAGGTTTAAAACTTTTAATCAAAGCCAAAGGTAAATGTACAACCGATCATATTTCTATGGCCGGTCCATGGTTAAAGTTCCGTGGCCACTTAGATAACATTTCTAACAACATGCTTATTGGTGCGGTTAACTACTTTAACGATAAAACAGATAACGTTAAAAATGAATTAACCGGCGAATACGGACCTGTTCCTGCAACTCAACGCGATTATAAAGCGGCTGGCTTAGGATCTATTGTTGTTGGCGACGAAAACTATGGTGAAGGTTCATCACGTGAACACGCTGCTATGGAGCCCCGCCATTTAGGTGTACGTGCTGTATTGGTAAAATCTTTTGCCCGTATACACGAAACCAACCTTAAAAAACAAGGTATGCTGGCCTTAACTTTCACGGATAAAGATGATTACGATAAAATTTTGGAAGATGACACTATCGATATCTTAGGCTTAACAGAATTTGCTCCAGATAAACCATTAACTTTAGTATTACACCATGCTAATGGCTCACAAGAATCATTTCCTGTTAATCATAGTTATAATGCACAACAAATAGACTGGTTTAAAGCTGGTGGTGCACTAAATATTATTCGGGCTGAGGCAGCAGCCAAGGCAGCTCTTTAA
- a CDS encoding putative signal transducing protein, translating into MNDRTVVYSTYYNPMEANIIKAKLEDSGFACFLADENVATLNPLYNQAIGGVKLIVFERDVEAINALLVEDNSLNFDPSEEIIDEEESGDDKTVCAQCGSTNVGYGMATDKKYSIWATMLAFLTLSTPIKANKCHHCYDCGYEFE; encoded by the coding sequence ATGAATGATAGAACAGTAGTTTACAGCACCTATTACAATCCGATGGAGGCCAATATTATTAAAGCTAAATTGGAAGATAGTGGGTTTGCCTGTTTCCTGGCGGATGAAAATGTTGCAACCTTAAACCCGCTTTACAATCAGGCCATTGGAGGTGTAAAACTCATTGTTTTTGAAAGAGATGTAGAAGCCATTAATGCTTTATTGGTTGAAGACAATAGTTTGAACTTTGATCCATCAGAGGAAATTATCGACGAAGAAGAATCAGGAGATGATAAAACGGTTTGTGCACAATGTGGATCTACAAATGTAGGTTATGGAATGGCTACTGATAAAAAATATAGTATTTGGGCAACTATGCTTGCCTTTTTAACACTAAGTACTCCAATTAAGGCCAATAAGTGTCATCATTGTTATGATTGTGGTTATGAGTTTGAATAA
- a CDS encoding bifunctional aconitate hydratase 2/2-methylisocitrate dehydratase, whose amino-acid sequence MSIYNDYIQEIEDRKAQGLHPKPIDGAELLSEIIDQIKNVNNFNRADAVNFFIYNTLPGTTGAAGVKAEFLKEIILGGTIVAEITPDFAFELLSHMKGGPSIKVLLDIALADNGDKAKKAADVLKTQVYLYDADTDRLKDAYNNGNAIAKEILESYAKAEFFTKLPEVAEEIKVVTFIAGIGDISTDLLSPGNQAHSRSDRELHGKCMITPEAQEEIKALQAQHPDKSVMLVAEKGTMGVGSSRMSGVNNVALWTGKQSSPYVPFVNIAPIVGGTNGISPIFLTTVDVTGGIGIDLKNWVKKTDENGNVVRNENDEPILEQVFSVETGTVLTINTRTKKLYNGNQELIDIAKALTPQKMEFIKAGGSYAIVFGKKIQTFAAKTLGIEAPVVFAPAKEVSVEGQGLTAVEKIFNRNAVGLTPGKVLHAGSDVRVEVNIVGSQDTTGLMTAQELEAMAATVISPIVDGAYQSGCHTASVWDKKAQANIPKLMKFMNDFGVITARDPKGEYHSMTDVIHKVLNDITIDEWAIIIGGDSHTRMSKGVAFGADSGTVALALATGEASMPIPESVKVTFKGEMKQHMDFRDVVHATQLQMLQQFDGENVFQGRIIEVHIGTLLADQAFTFTDWTAEMKAKASICISQDDTLIQSLEIAKNRIQIMIDKGMDNHNQVLQGLINKANKRIEEIKTGIKPALMPDDNAKYYAEVVIDLDLIQEPMIADPDVNNADVSKRYTHDTIRDLTFYGGDKKVDLGFVGSCMVHKDDLKIVSQLLKNVESQTGKVEFKAPLVVAAPTYNIIDELKAEGDWEYLQKYSGFEFSDALPKSTARTEYENIMYLERPGCNLCMGNQEKAAKGDTVMATSTRLFQGRVVEDRDGKKGESLLASTPVVVLSAILGRIPSIEEYKVAVEGINLTKFTPISTKQ is encoded by the coding sequence ATGAGTATTTATAACGATTATATCCAGGAGATTGAAGACAGAAAAGCTCAAGGTCTTCATCCCAAACCTATTGATGGAGCAGAATTACTGAGTGAAATCATCGATCAAATCAAAAATGTAAATAATTTTAACAGGGCAGATGCTGTTAATTTTTTCATATACAACACCTTGCCGGGTACTACCGGAGCTGCAGGTGTAAAGGCAGAGTTTTTAAAAGAAATTATTTTAGGCGGAACTATCGTTGCAGAAATCACACCTGATTTTGCTTTCGAACTATTATCGCACATGAAGGGTGGTCCTTCTATCAAAGTTTTGTTAGATATCGCTTTGGCAGATAATGGCGATAAAGCTAAAAAAGCAGCAGACGTTCTTAAAACACAGGTTTACTTGTATGATGCCGATACCGATCGTTTGAAAGATGCTTACAACAATGGCAATGCTATTGCTAAAGAAATATTAGAAAGCTACGCCAAGGCCGAATTCTTTACCAAACTTCCTGAAGTAGCAGAAGAAATTAAAGTAGTAACTTTTATTGCTGGTATTGGTGATATTTCTACTGACTTATTATCTCCAGGAAACCAGGCTCACTCCCGTTCGGATCGCGAATTGCATGGTAAATGTATGATTACGCCAGAGGCACAGGAGGAAATCAAAGCGTTGCAAGCACAACATCCTGATAAAAGTGTAATGTTAGTGGCTGAAAAAGGCACCATGGGTGTAGGTTCTTCACGCATGTCGGGCGTTAACAATGTGGCCCTTTGGACAGGTAAACAATCGAGTCCGTATGTTCCGTTTGTAAATATTGCACCAATTGTTGGTGGTACCAATGGGATTTCGCCAATTTTTTTAACCACAGTTGATGTAACAGGTGGTATTGGTATCGACCTTAAAAACTGGGTAAAGAAAACTGACGAGAACGGTAATGTTGTGCGCAATGAAAACGACGAGCCAATTTTAGAGCAGGTATTTTCTGTTGAAACCGGAACCGTGCTTACGATCAATACCAGAACTAAAAAATTATATAACGGAAATCAGGAGCTGATTGATATTGCGAAAGCATTAACTCCTCAAAAAATGGAATTTATCAAAGCGGGTGGTTCATACGCCATTGTTTTTGGTAAAAAAATCCAAACATTTGCAGCCAAAACGTTAGGTATTGAAGCTCCTGTAGTATTTGCACCAGCTAAAGAAGTATCTGTTGAAGGCCAGGGTTTAACTGCTGTAGAAAAAATATTTAACAGAAATGCAGTAGGTTTAACGCCAGGTAAGGTGCTTCATGCAGGTTCTGATGTGCGCGTAGAAGTAAACATTGTAGGTTCGCAAGATACCACCGGTTTAATGACCGCTCAGGAGTTAGAGGCAATGGCTGCTACAGTTATTTCTCCGATTGTTGATGGCGCTTACCAGTCAGGCTGCCACACGGCATCTGTTTGGGATAAAAAAGCACAGGCAAACATCCCTAAACTAATGAAGTTTATGAATGATTTCGGTGTGATTACTGCCCGCGACCCTAAAGGCGAATACCATTCAATGACCGATGTTATCCACAAGGTATTGAATGACATTACTATTGATGAGTGGGCAATTATCATAGGTGGTGACTCGCACACACGCATGTCAAAAGGAGTAGCTTTCGGTGCCGATTCTGGTACCGTAGCATTAGCATTGGCAACCGGTGAGGCTTCTATGCCAATTCCCGAGTCAGTAAAAGTTACTTTCAAAGGTGAAATGAAACAACACATGGATTTCCGTGATGTGGTTCATGCTACGCAATTGCAAATGCTGCAACAATTTGATGGTGAAAACGTATTCCAAGGCCGTATTATCGAGGTGCATATCGGCACTTTATTAGCCGACCAGGCCTTTACTTTTACCGACTGGACTGCTGAGATGAAAGCAAAAGCATCGATCTGTATTTCGCAGGACGATACTTTAATTCAATCGCTAGAAATTGCTAAAAACCGTATTCAAATCATGATAGACAAGGGTATGGACAACCATAACCAGGTTTTACAAGGTTTGATCAACAAAGCAAACAAACGCATTGAAGAAATTAAAACTGGTATTAAGCCAGCTTTAATGCCTGATGACAATGCCAAATACTATGCAGAAGTAGTAATTGATCTTGATCTTATTCAAGAACCAATGATTGCCGATCCGGATGTGAACAATGCCGATGTTTCTAAACGTTATACGCATGATACTATCAGAGACTTAACCTTCTATGGTGGCGATAAAAAAGTAGACCTTGGTTTCGTAGGTTCTTGTATGGTGCATAAAGACGATTTAAAAATCGTTTCTCAATTATTGAAAAACGTAGAGAGCCAAACCGGTAAAGTAGAATTTAAAGCACCATTGGTAGTTGCAGCCCCAACTTACAATATTATTGATGAGTTGAAAGCAGAAGGCGACTGGGAGTATTTACAAAAATACTCCGGATTTGAGTTTAGCGACGCACTACCTAAAAGCACAGCACGTACTGAGTACGAAAACATCATGTACTTAGAACGTCCTGGTTGTAACCTGTGCATGGGTAACCAAGAGAAAGCGGCTAAAGGAGATACTGTAATGGCTACATCAACACGTTTATTCCAGGGCCGTGTAGTGGAAGATAGAGATGGTAAAAAAGGGGAGTCTTTATTGGCATCTACACCAGTAGTGGTTCTTTCTGCTATCTTAGGTCGTATACCGAGCATTGAGGAATACAAAGTAGCAGTAGAAGGCATCAACTTAACCAAGTTTACACCTATTTCTACAAAACAATAA